A region from the Amycolatopsis camponoti genome encodes:
- a CDS encoding DUF1707 domain-containing protein: MTWQEELRRLDEELAAGSLTADEYRTRRDRVLSMAVTANDSPSQQQPSTAAETQIITPVSPPAQQQPNADPGGSADATQVVSNADAGGGERTQVVQPWQQQHPNSPSGGFPQPMQPNYNQPSPAGGFPQPGQQQQQQPWGAAPQDVSPPWGGSDFPPMGPQNTGNAGWISQGPETFQTQPSSGKGKKIAFAAIGLVVLAGLGFGVWALFIKDNGGSTPVAQSSSQQQPPPAPTTKPLPEPPAAKSEPSDNSSALVTPAGKTRAGGGTFDIAKLESAKFLPATVTERLKQGGMTEGLLKTTTDGDVTLGLYALEMPDKQSTGPVVQEYANAQQEGGLTASRDLSLHGVPVFAAPDGGDQTVYRAVYVLYGRVIIVDAYGKDKDATLSSFKTLLSAQVQKAPPTERTNN, translated from the coding sequence GTGACCTGGCAGGAAGAGCTGCGCAGGCTGGACGAGGAGCTCGCAGCGGGGAGCCTGACCGCGGACGAGTACCGGACCCGGCGTGATCGCGTGCTGAGCATGGCCGTCACGGCCAACGACAGCCCGTCGCAGCAGCAGCCGTCGACCGCCGCGGAGACCCAGATCATCACGCCGGTGTCACCGCCGGCGCAGCAGCAGCCCAACGCCGACCCGGGGGGTTCGGCGGACGCCACGCAGGTCGTGTCCAACGCCGACGCGGGCGGCGGCGAGCGCACCCAGGTCGTGCAGCCGTGGCAGCAGCAGCACCCGAACTCGCCCTCGGGCGGGTTCCCGCAGCCGATGCAGCCGAACTACAACCAGCCTTCGCCCGCCGGCGGGTTCCCCCAGCCGGGGCAGCAGCAACAGCAGCAGCCGTGGGGCGCGGCCCCGCAGGACGTCAGCCCGCCGTGGGGCGGCTCGGACTTCCCGCCGATGGGCCCGCAGAACACCGGCAACGCGGGCTGGATCAGCCAGGGCCCGGAGACGTTCCAGACCCAGCCGTCGTCCGGCAAGGGCAAGAAGATCGCGTTCGCCGCGATCGGGCTGGTCGTGCTGGCCGGTCTCGGGTTCGGCGTCTGGGCGCTGTTCATCAAGGACAACGGCGGCAGCACCCCGGTGGCCCAGAGCTCCAGCCAGCAGCAGCCGCCACCGGCGCCGACCACCAAGCCGCTGCCGGAGCCGCCCGCGGCGAAGTCCGAGCCGAGCGACAACTCCTCGGCCCTGGTGACGCCGGCCGGCAAGACCCGCGCCGGCGGGGGCACGTTCGACATCGCGAAGCTGGAGTCGGCGAAGTTCCTGCCGGCCACCGTGACCGAGCGGCTCAAGCAGGGCGGGATGACCGAGGGTCTGCTCAAGACCACGACCGACGGCGACGTCACGCTCGGCCTCTACGCGCTCGAAATGCCGGACAAGCAGTCCACCGGGCCGGTGGTCCAGGAGTACGCGAACGCCCAGCAGGAAGGCGGCCTGACCGCCAGCCGCGACCTGTCACTGCACGGTGTGCCGGTGTTCGCCGCCCCGGACGGCGGTGACCAGACGGTCTACCGCGCGGTGTACGTCCTGTACGGCCGGGTGATCATCGTCGACGCGTACGGCAAGGACAAGGACGCGACGCTCAGCTCGTTCAAGACGCTGCTGTCCGCGCAGGTCCAGAAGGCGCCGCCGACCGAACGCACGAACAACTGA
- a CDS encoding helix-turn-helix transcriptional regulator, producing the protein MTTAVESDLRRQELARFLRSRRERITPEQVGLPLHGRRRTPGLRREEVAQLAGVGVTWYTWLEQGRDINASEQVLQAIARTLRLDPHEHTHLFRLAGAPEPENEKDCQVISPQLELMLKKLEPYPVAVRNARCDLLGYNRGYSWLMGDVDGIPFEDRNTLVQCLLNPEWRKRMLDWDTNIPRVIASFRAAMAEHVAEPAWKNLVKRLKAESPLFAELWPHHDVNSEPIRTKRYMHPDVGLLQFNFTYLYSGRRSEITVSTYTPADEETAAKLPLVFD; encoded by the coding sequence ATGACCACCGCCGTCGAATCCGACCTCCGCCGCCAGGAGCTGGCGAGGTTCCTGCGCAGCCGTCGCGAGCGGATCACGCCCGAGCAGGTCGGGCTCCCGCTGCACGGCCGCCGGCGCACGCCGGGGCTGCGCCGCGAAGAGGTCGCGCAGCTCGCCGGCGTCGGGGTCACCTGGTACACGTGGCTGGAGCAGGGCCGCGACATCAACGCGTCCGAGCAGGTGCTGCAGGCGATCGCCCGCACGCTGCGGCTCGACCCGCACGAGCACACGCACCTCTTCCGCCTGGCCGGGGCGCCCGAGCCGGAGAACGAGAAGGACTGCCAGGTCATCTCGCCGCAGCTGGAACTGATGCTGAAGAAGCTCGAGCCGTACCCGGTCGCGGTGCGCAACGCCCGCTGCGACCTGCTCGGCTACAACCGCGGCTACAGCTGGCTGATGGGCGACGTCGACGGGATCCCGTTCGAGGACCGCAACACCCTGGTCCAGTGCCTGCTCAACCCGGAGTGGCGCAAGCGGATGCTCGACTGGGACACGAACATCCCGCGCGTGATCGCGTCCTTCCGCGCGGCGATGGCCGAGCACGTCGCCGAGCCGGCGTGGAAGAACCTGGTCAAGCGCCTCAAGGCGGAGTCGCCGCTGTTCGCCGAGCTCTGGCCGCACCACGACGTCAACTCCGAGCCGATCCGCACCAAGCGGTACATGCACCCGGACGTCGGGCTGCTGCAGTTCAACTTCACCTACCTCTACTCGGGCCGCCGCTCGGAGATCACGGTGTCGACCTACACCCCGGCCGACGAGGAAACGGCGGCGAAGCTGCCCCTCGTGTTCGACTGA
- a CDS encoding response regulator: MIRVLLADDQVLVRAGFRVLLETEDGFEVCGEAGDGEQAVAGAIEHRPDIVVMDIRMPGVDGLEATRRITANPDLAGTKVLVLTTFDVDEYVYEALRSGASGFLLKDTEPVELLRALRVVADGEALLAPTVTRRLIQEFVGRPENRRIDTSAVREITDREREVLGLVAGGMSNDEIAAHLVISTATARTHVSRIMTKIGARDRAQLVVLAYESGLVTPRHSA, encoded by the coding sequence ATGATCCGCGTCCTGCTGGCCGACGACCAGGTCCTGGTCCGCGCCGGGTTCCGCGTGCTGCTGGAGACCGAGGACGGCTTCGAGGTGTGCGGCGAGGCGGGCGACGGCGAGCAGGCGGTCGCCGGCGCGATCGAACACCGGCCGGACATCGTGGTGATGGACATCCGGATGCCGGGCGTCGACGGTCTCGAAGCCACCCGCCGGATCACCGCGAACCCCGACCTCGCCGGAACGAAGGTGCTGGTCCTGACCACTTTCGACGTCGACGAGTACGTCTACGAAGCGCTGCGTTCGGGTGCCAGCGGGTTCCTGCTGAAGGACACCGAGCCGGTCGAGCTGCTGCGCGCGCTGCGGGTGGTGGCGGACGGCGAGGCGCTGCTGGCGCCGACGGTGACGCGGCGGCTGATCCAGGAGTTCGTCGGCCGCCCGGAGAACCGGCGCATCGACACGAGCGCGGTCCGCGAGATCACCGACCGCGAGCGCGAGGTGCTGGGCCTGGTGGCGGGCGGCATGTCGAACGACGAGATCGCGGCCCACCTGGTGATCTCCACGGCGACGGCCCGCACCCACGTCAGCCGCATCATGACGAAGATCGGCGCCCGCGACCGGGCGCAGCTGGTGGTGCTGGCCTACGAGTCGGGGCTGGTCACCCCGCGTCACTCCGCCTGA
- a CDS encoding class I SAM-dependent methyltransferase, giving the protein MQLEKRLRQLVKRYAVARKSYDDLEVRESRLTARLDQLSARYDSLMNHHDELLARHAEVVEEKQAFEEQYRTWVPPGHFYSPFASKEEIGNRAAAMFDITARPPAIDLREAEQLELFGTLADLAADLPFTAERTDEHRYFYENTAYSWSDAIILHTMLRHLRPKRMIEVGSGYSTAMTLDTADGWLPELELTCVEPYPQLLESLFRPGDEERVRVLGQAVQDVPLETFAELQAGDVLFIDSTHVVKAGSDVNYLFFEVLPRLNDGVWVHVHDVFFPFEYPMDWLVEGRAWQEDYLLRAFLMYNRRFEVRWYQQFMWAHHRELLEGRVPELAGNSGGNIWLQKVSE; this is encoded by the coding sequence ATGCAGCTCGAGAAGCGGCTCCGCCAGCTGGTCAAGCGCTACGCCGTCGCCCGGAAGTCGTACGACGACCTCGAAGTCCGCGAGAGCAGGCTGACGGCGCGCCTCGACCAGCTGTCCGCGCGCTACGACAGCCTGATGAACCACCACGACGAGCTGCTCGCGCGCCACGCCGAGGTCGTCGAGGAGAAGCAGGCGTTCGAGGAGCAGTACCGCACGTGGGTGCCGCCCGGGCACTTCTATTCGCCGTTCGCCTCCAAGGAGGAGATCGGGAACCGGGCCGCGGCGATGTTCGACATCACCGCCCGCCCGCCGGCGATCGACCTGCGGGAAGCCGAGCAGCTCGAGCTGTTCGGCACGCTCGCGGACCTCGCCGCCGACCTGCCGTTCACCGCCGAGCGCACGGACGAGCACCGGTACTTCTACGAGAACACGGCGTACTCGTGGTCGGACGCGATCATCCTGCACACGATGCTCCGGCACCTGCGCCCGAAGCGGATGATCGAGGTCGGCTCGGGCTACTCGACGGCGATGACGCTCGACACGGCCGACGGCTGGCTCCCCGAGCTGGAGCTGACCTGCGTCGAGCCGTACCCGCAGCTGCTGGAAAGCCTGTTCCGCCCGGGTGACGAGGAGCGCGTCCGGGTGCTCGGCCAGGCGGTCCAGGACGTCCCGCTGGAGACGTTCGCCGAGCTGCAGGCCGGCGACGTGCTGTTCATCGACTCGACCCACGTGGTCAAGGCGGGCTCCGACGTCAACTACCTGTTCTTCGAGGTGCTCCCCCGGCTCAACGACGGCGTGTGGGTGCACGTCCACGATGTCTTCTTCCCGTTCGAGTACCCGATGGACTGGCTGGTCGAAGGGCGCGCGTGGCAGGAGGACTACCTGCTCCGGGCGTTCCTGATGTACAACCGGCGCTTCGAGGTCCGCTGGTACCAGCAGTTCATGTGGGCCCACCACCGTGAGCTGCTGGAGGGCCGGGTCCCCGAGCTGGCCGGCAACTCCGGCGGGAACATCTGGCTGCAGAAGGTCTCCGAGTAG
- a CDS encoding sensor histidine kinase, giving the protein MRRPPWAGRVARTVVVLVFVLGATSASSRWQPGATPLTPPAAAWLAATVLTLLFVHRFPLTLFLVTAASAFGYYASGLPGGPVILVPTIALFMLTRQRGPLTAGITGSAALAAAYVTHVVTTRSFALEAGAGFVVVWLVAVIGVGTAVRYQLDALAARRGQADEHRHRLAEQERLRIAREVHDVVAHSLAMINVQAGVAAHVADRRPEQAKEALLNIKAASASALKDLRATLAVLRSGEDKAPAPSLAQAAELLAHARDAGLTVDVHGEPGDLPAPVDAAAYRILQESLTNVVRHADQPEHVDVRFERRNGTFTLRVRDDGRGTAPPTPGHGLRGMSERAAALGGRCTAGPVDGGFEVCVELPIEGEA; this is encoded by the coding sequence ATGAGAAGGCCGCCGTGGGCAGGACGCGTGGCGCGCACCGTCGTCGTTCTGGTCTTCGTGCTCGGGGCGACCAGCGCGTCTTCGCGGTGGCAGCCCGGGGCGACGCCGCTGACCCCACCCGCCGCCGCGTGGCTGGCCGCGACCGTCCTGACGCTGCTGTTCGTCCACCGCTTCCCGCTGACGCTCTTCCTGGTCACGGCCGCCTCGGCGTTCGGCTACTACGCCTCCGGCCTGCCCGGCGGGCCGGTCATCCTCGTGCCGACCATCGCGTTGTTCATGCTGACCCGGCAACGGGGGCCGCTCACCGCGGGCATCACCGGCTCGGCCGCGCTGGCCGCCGCCTACGTCACGCACGTCGTCACGACCCGGTCGTTCGCGCTGGAGGCGGGCGCCGGGTTCGTCGTCGTGTGGCTGGTCGCCGTCATCGGGGTCGGGACCGCCGTCCGCTACCAGCTCGACGCGCTCGCCGCGCGCCGCGGGCAGGCCGACGAGCACCGGCACCGGCTCGCCGAGCAGGAACGGCTGCGGATCGCCCGCGAGGTGCACGACGTCGTCGCGCACAGCCTCGCCATGATCAACGTCCAGGCGGGCGTCGCCGCGCACGTCGCCGACCGGCGGCCCGAGCAGGCGAAGGAGGCGCTGCTCAACATCAAGGCGGCCAGCGCGTCCGCGCTCAAGGACCTACGCGCGACCCTGGCCGTGCTGCGCTCGGGCGAGGACAAGGCGCCCGCACCGAGCCTCGCCCAGGCCGCCGAACTGCTGGCACACGCCCGCGACGCCGGGCTCACGGTCGACGTCCACGGCGAGCCCGGCGACCTCCCGGCCCCGGTCGACGCGGCCGCGTACCGGATCCTGCAGGAGTCGCTGACGAACGTCGTCCGGCACGCCGACCAGCCGGAACACGTCGACGTCCGGTTCGAACGCCGAAACGGGACCTTCACGCTGAGGGTGCGCGACGACGGCCGCGGCACCGCTCCGCCGACGCCGGGCCACGGCCTGCGGGGCATGAGCGAACGCGCCGCCGCGCTCGGCGGGCGGTGCACCGCCGGGCCGGTCGACGGCGGTTTCGAAGTGTGCGTCGAGCTACCGATCGAGGGAGAAGCATGA
- a CDS encoding SAM-dependent methyltransferase yields the protein MSDRGPGYEQRLARERETFAGQVEVHGNLPPSAHHWSERHTRPKLEALGVPSIEELIVGEIAERAERLDRDVVVLSLGSGNGDQELGWLRTLAAAGQHNVRLRLLELNPDMQARAEASARELGVADRVELLTADFNTWRADTAHDVVVGYQALHHVLDLEHLYGQIRAGLDPSGVLVVHDMIGRNGHRRWPEALEVIDRIWATLPPRLRRNAMTGAVDEQFVDIDCAADGFEGIRAQDVLPVLLDHLHPSLFFPYGNVIDPFVDRIYGPGFDLAEPADVRLLDHLGTLDDTLVDLGVVSPTHLIGLFHPTEQPLRVHGSRTPERSVRDTSVVDPAGRVSFRPGGTTGDRLVRGAGVVTGRMNGVAHDDWAAPSVEFPLLTTAAVGALELRTFVPDDSADHGSVTIAVDGVPVAKADVGPGLREQVVPVAIDAHRQVRLSFDADWSITAGSGADRRTLAYILVGLRLLER from the coding sequence ATGAGCGACCGGGGACCCGGCTACGAGCAGCGTCTGGCGCGCGAGCGGGAGACGTTCGCCGGTCAGGTCGAGGTGCACGGCAACCTGCCGCCGTCAGCGCACCACTGGTCCGAGCGGCACACGCGGCCGAAGCTCGAAGCACTCGGCGTCCCGAGCATCGAAGAGCTGATCGTCGGCGAGATCGCCGAGCGGGCGGAGCGGCTCGACCGGGACGTCGTCGTGCTCTCGCTCGGCAGCGGCAACGGCGACCAGGAGCTCGGCTGGCTGCGCACGCTGGCCGCGGCCGGGCAGCACAACGTGCGGCTGCGGCTGCTGGAGCTGAACCCCGACATGCAGGCGCGCGCGGAAGCGTCGGCGCGGGAGCTGGGCGTCGCCGACCGGGTCGAGCTGCTCACCGCCGACTTCAACACCTGGCGCGCCGACACCGCCCACGACGTCGTCGTCGGTTATCAGGCGCTGCACCACGTCCTCGACCTGGAACACCTCTACGGCCAGATCCGCGCCGGGCTCGATCCCAGCGGGGTCCTCGTCGTGCACGACATGATCGGGCGCAACGGCCACCGCCGCTGGCCCGAGGCCCTGGAGGTCATCGACCGGATCTGGGCGACGCTGCCGCCGCGGCTGCGCCGCAACGCGATGACCGGCGCGGTCGACGAGCAGTTCGTCGACATCGACTGCGCGGCCGACGGCTTCGAGGGCATCCGGGCCCAGGACGTGCTCCCGGTACTGCTCGACCACCTGCACCCGAGCCTGTTCTTCCCCTACGGCAACGTGATCGACCCGTTCGTCGACCGGATCTACGGCCCGGGCTTCGACCTCGCCGAGCCCGCCGACGTGCGGCTGCTCGACCACCTCGGGACCCTCGACGACACCCTCGTCGACCTCGGCGTCGTCAGCCCGACGCACCTCATCGGCCTCTTCCACCCCACCGAGCAGCCCCTGCGGGTGCACGGCTCCCGGACGCCGGAGCGGTCCGTGCGCGACACGAGTGTCGTCGATCCGGCCGGACGCGTTTCCTTTCGGCCCGGCGGCACCACCGGGGACCGGCTGGTGCGCGGAGCCGGCGTCGTGACCGGCCGGATGAACGGCGTCGCCCACGACGACTGGGCCGCGCCGTCGGTCGAGTTCCCGCTCCTCACCACGGCGGCGGTCGGGGCGCTCGAGCTGCGCACCTTCGTCCCGGACGACTCGGCCGACCACGGCAGCGTGACGATCGCGGTCGACGGCGTGCCGGTCGCGAAGGCGGACGTCGGGCCGGGACTGCGCGAGCAGGTGGTGCCGGTCGCGATCGACGCGCACCGGCAGGTCCGGCTCTCGTTCGACGCCGACTGGTCGATCACGGCGGGTTCCGGCGCCGACCGGCGGACGCTGGCCTACATCCTGGTCGGGCTGCGCCTCCTCGAAAGGTGA
- a CDS encoding MFS transporter gives MTTTELAPMTSGAPARPGLTPAGLVTVLLGAALPIIDFFIVNVALPTIDADLHASTATLELVVAAYGIAYAVLLVVGGRLGDSFGRRRLFFVGLWLFTLTSLACGIAPTATTLVIARAAQGAASALLLPQVLSIIQATTSGEERSRALGLFGATGGLSTVVGQLLGGALVAADVFGTGWRPIFLVNVPIGLVVLVMARRLPESRAHNPLGIDRLGTLLLATTLLSLLVPLMEGRALGWPAWSIVLLALSPFSAAALVHVERRLERRGGTPLLPPSVMRLPSVRSGLMVAVPFFVAFGSFMFVFAMTLQEGLHFGPLGAGGALTPTAVAYFTVSMLSSRLVARYGQKVVPAGGAIVVLGMVALLCTTLAAWPNVTILDLAPAMVAIGVGNGLASTTLFRIVLSHVPTDLAGVGSGVMTTNQQTSLALGVAVLGSLYAELSGSLGSRDAFAWVIGVVALLAVVVAITARRLPDPRV, from the coding sequence ATGACCACGACAGAACTCGCGCCGATGACCTCCGGCGCTCCGGCCAGGCCGGGACTGACCCCCGCCGGCCTGGTCACGGTGCTGCTGGGGGCGGCACTGCCCATCATCGACTTCTTCATCGTCAACGTCGCGCTGCCGACGATCGATGCCGACCTGCACGCGTCCACCGCGACGCTGGAGCTGGTGGTGGCCGCCTACGGCATTGCGTACGCGGTGCTGCTGGTGGTCGGCGGCCGCCTCGGCGACTCGTTCGGCAGGCGGCGGCTGTTCTTCGTCGGCCTGTGGCTGTTCACGCTGACGTCCCTGGCCTGCGGAATCGCCCCGACGGCGACCACGCTGGTGATCGCCCGCGCCGCGCAGGGGGCGGCGTCGGCGTTGCTGCTGCCGCAGGTGCTCTCGATCATCCAGGCGACGACGTCCGGCGAAGAGCGTTCACGCGCGTTGGGGCTCTTCGGCGCGACGGGCGGTTTGTCGACGGTCGTCGGCCAGCTGCTGGGTGGCGCCCTGGTGGCGGCGGACGTCTTCGGGACGGGCTGGCGGCCGATCTTCCTGGTGAACGTGCCGATCGGGCTGGTGGTGCTGGTGATGGCCCGGCGGCTGCCGGAAAGCCGCGCGCACAACCCGCTGGGCATCGACCGGCTGGGGACGCTGTTGCTGGCGACCACTCTGCTGTCGTTGCTGGTCCCGCTGATGGAGGGCCGTGCCCTGGGCTGGCCGGCATGGTCGATCGTGCTGCTGGCGCTGTCGCCGTTCTCGGCCGCGGCTCTGGTGCACGTCGAGCGACGTCTGGAGCGCAGGGGTGGCACACCGCTGCTGCCGCCGTCGGTGATGCGGCTGCCGAGCGTGCGGAGCGGGTTGATGGTGGCGGTGCCGTTCTTCGTCGCGTTCGGCTCGTTCATGTTCGTGTTCGCGATGACGTTGCAGGAGGGTCTGCACTTCGGCCCGCTCGGTGCGGGCGGTGCGCTGACCCCGACGGCGGTCGCGTACTTCACGGTGTCGATGCTGAGCAGCCGCCTGGTGGCGCGCTACGGGCAGAAGGTCGTGCCGGCCGGCGGAGCCATCGTGGTGCTCGGCATGGTGGCGCTGCTGTGCACGACGCTGGCGGCCTGGCCGAACGTGACCATTCTCGACTTGGCCCCGGCGATGGTGGCGATCGGCGTGGGCAACGGCCTGGCGTCGACGACGTTGTTCCGGATCGTGCTGTCCCACGTGCCGACGGACCTGGCCGGCGTGGGTTCCGGGGTGATGACGACGAACCAGCAGACGTCGCTGGCACTGGGAGTGGCGGTGCTGGGGAGTTTGTACGCGGAGCTGTCGGGCTCGCTGGGCAGCCGGGACGCGTTCGCGTGGGTGATCGGGGTGGTGGCGCTGCTGGCGGTGGTGGTCGCGATCACCGCGCGGCGGCTGCCGGACCCCCGGGTGTGA
- a CDS encoding alginate O-acetyltransferase AlgX-related protein, whose protein sequence is MPSRLRPQSPATGKLPLTPESWLPKEHNLYRPRHSSRQRTALTCAIVFFMAPVLLWVVGVQPTAFENRPLRPFPSLSDGWGFFTGLTGWATDHLPLRQAGVQAADGIGTGFFGDPPGSGQGTNHDTVGIDQGQHPAGTGDVPGYVYPQVIPGKDGWLYLGEDVNAKCRPVMDVDHVVSALQRLRGAVESSGRKFVLVFAPDKYTEEPSHLPDDYVGKSCAQARTTDFWNRVPRETGALDLRPALADAKQRLGRPLYDPNDTHWSYDGGLVLTYALGQAITPGSTTNWRAAPDGVRPWPADLARVLGRTEQRQLPTYSLSTDGGADRTRYIASDFRSPLHLTQPDGAAPVGSIAPKVGIVADSFTQFATPYLAATCQDVTIVHGDTVAESNVDQLAQMFADRDVVTFEFVERSVTGGSSSLLRDQTIGELANALARHPR, encoded by the coding sequence GTGCCATCCCGACTCCGTCCGCAGTCACCCGCCACCGGGAAACTGCCGCTGACGCCGGAGTCCTGGCTCCCGAAGGAGCACAACCTCTACCGCCCGCGGCACAGCAGCCGGCAGCGCACGGCGTTGACGTGCGCGATCGTCTTCTTCATGGCGCCGGTGCTGCTGTGGGTCGTGGGCGTGCAGCCGACGGCGTTCGAGAACCGGCCGCTGCGGCCGTTCCCCAGCCTCTCCGACGGCTGGGGGTTCTTCACCGGGCTGACCGGCTGGGCCACCGACCACCTGCCGTTGCGGCAGGCCGGCGTGCAGGCCGCGGACGGCATCGGCACCGGCTTCTTCGGCGACCCGCCCGGCTCCGGGCAGGGCACCAACCACGACACCGTCGGCATCGACCAGGGCCAGCACCCCGCCGGCACCGGCGACGTCCCCGGGTACGTCTACCCGCAGGTGATCCCGGGCAAGGACGGCTGGCTGTACCTCGGCGAGGACGTCAACGCGAAGTGCCGGCCGGTGATGGACGTCGACCACGTCGTCTCCGCGCTGCAGCGGCTGCGCGGGGCGGTCGAGAGCTCCGGACGCAAGTTCGTGCTGGTCTTCGCGCCGGACAAGTACACCGAAGAGCCGAGCCACCTGCCGGACGACTACGTCGGCAAGTCCTGCGCCCAGGCCAGGACCACCGACTTCTGGAACCGGGTGCCGCGCGAAACCGGCGCGCTGGACCTGCGCCCCGCGCTCGCCGACGCCAAGCAGCGGCTCGGCCGGCCGCTCTACGACCCGAACGACACGCACTGGTCCTACGACGGCGGGCTCGTCCTGACCTACGCGCTGGGCCAGGCGATCACGCCCGGCAGTACGACGAACTGGCGCGCCGCGCCCGACGGCGTCCGGCCGTGGCCGGCGGACCTGGCCCGCGTGCTCGGCCGCACCGAGCAGCGGCAGCTGCCGACGTACAGCCTCAGCACCGACGGCGGCGCGGACCGGACCCGCTACATCGCCAGCGACTTCCGGTCGCCGCTGCACCTGACGCAGCCGGACGGCGCGGCGCCGGTCGGTTCGATCGCCCCCAAGGTCGGGATCGTGGCCGACTCCTTCACCCAGTTCGCGACGCCGTACCTGGCCGCGACCTGCCAAGACGTCACCATCGTGCACGGCGACACCGTGGCGGAGAGCAACGTCGACCAGCTGGCCCAGATGTTCGCCGACCGGGACGTCGTCACCTTCGAATTCGTCGAGCGCAGCGTCACCGGCGGCTCGTCGTCGCTGCTGCGCGACCAGACGATCGGCGAGCTGGCGAACGCACTCGCCCGGCACCCGCGCTGA